The proteins below come from a single Mangifera indica cultivar Alphonso chromosome 16, CATAS_Mindica_2.1, whole genome shotgun sequence genomic window:
- the LOC123198595 gene encoding NAC domain-containing protein 37-like isoform X1 translates to MEILDRQTKGSEPVSTTRHRLCRRLKTAADMMESMESFVPPGFRFHPTDEELVGYYLRKKMASQKIDLDVIRDIDLYRIEPWDLQERCRIGYEEQNEWYFFSHKDKKYPTGTRTNRATMAGFWKATGRDKAVYDKSKLIGMRKTLVFYKGRAPNGQKTDWIMHEYRLESDENGPPQEEGWVVCRAFKKRTSGQAKGLEGWDSSYFYDEPSGVSSVVDPGEYISRQTPSFLSQNFMCKQEVEGDSLSNFIQSDQYLQLPQLESPSLPILKRPSSISLTSENKKMKNVTDWRALDKFVASQLSQDQERFEGHEQSSFDAETNADIALLLLQEW, encoded by the exons ATGGAAATTCTCGACAGACAGACAAAAGGGTCAGAGCCCGTTTCAACAACTAGACACAGGCTCTGCAGGAGACTTAAGA CAGCAGCAGATATGATGGAGTCAATGGAGTCATTTGTCCCGCCAGGATTCCGTTTCCATCCGACGGATGAGGAGCTTGTTGGCTATTATCTCAGAAAGAAGATGGCATCCCAGAAGATCGATCTTGATGTTATCAGAGATATCGATCTCTATAGAATAGAGCCATGGGATCTCCAAg AGAGATGCCGGATCGGGTATGAAGAGCAGAACGAGTGGTACTTCTTTAGTCACAAGGATAAGAAGTACCCAACGGGGACAAGGACTAACAGGGCCACCATGGCAGGATTCTGGAAGGCAACCGGACGTGATAAGGCTGTCTACGATAAATCAAAACTCATCGGAATGAGGAAAACCCTTGTCTTCTACAAAGGGAGAGCCCCCAATGGACAGAAAACTGACTGGATAATGCATGAATACCGGCTTGAATCTGATGAGAATGGCCCTCCACAG GAAGAAGGATGGGTCGTTTGCCGAGCCTTCAAGAAACGAACCAGTGGCCAAGCCAAGGGCCTGGAAGGGTGGGACTCGAGCTACTTCTACGATGAACCCAGTGGAGTCAGCTCAGTGGTTGATCCAGGTGAATACATATCAAGACAAACCCCAAGCTTTCTATCCCAGAATTTCATGTGCAAGCAGGAGGTAGAAGGGGACAGCTTAAGTAACTTCATCCAATCTGATCAATATTTACAGCTTCCTCAGCTGGAGAGCCCATCTCTGCCAATCTTAAAGAGGCCGAGTTCAATATCACTAacatcagaaaataaaaaaatgaagaacgTGACTGATTGGAGGGCATTGGACAAGTTTGTTGCATCACAACTAAGTCAAGATCAAGAACGATTTGAAGGCCATGAACAGTCAAGCTTTGATGCAGAAACTAACGCTGATATTGCATTGCTGTTATTGCAAGAGTGGTAG
- the LOC123198595 gene encoding NAC domain-containing protein 37-like isoform X2, giving the protein MMESMESFVPPGFRFHPTDEELVGYYLRKKMASQKIDLDVIRDIDLYRIEPWDLQERCRIGYEEQNEWYFFSHKDKKYPTGTRTNRATMAGFWKATGRDKAVYDKSKLIGMRKTLVFYKGRAPNGQKTDWIMHEYRLESDENGPPQEEGWVVCRAFKKRTSGQAKGLEGWDSSYFYDEPSGVSSVVDPGEYISRQTPSFLSQNFMCKQEVEGDSLSNFIQSDQYLQLPQLESPSLPILKRPSSISLTSENKKMKNVTDWRALDKFVASQLSQDQERFEGHEQSSFDAETNADIALLLLQEW; this is encoded by the exons ATGATGGAGTCAATGGAGTCATTTGTCCCGCCAGGATTCCGTTTCCATCCGACGGATGAGGAGCTTGTTGGCTATTATCTCAGAAAGAAGATGGCATCCCAGAAGATCGATCTTGATGTTATCAGAGATATCGATCTCTATAGAATAGAGCCATGGGATCTCCAAg AGAGATGCCGGATCGGGTATGAAGAGCAGAACGAGTGGTACTTCTTTAGTCACAAGGATAAGAAGTACCCAACGGGGACAAGGACTAACAGGGCCACCATGGCAGGATTCTGGAAGGCAACCGGACGTGATAAGGCTGTCTACGATAAATCAAAACTCATCGGAATGAGGAAAACCCTTGTCTTCTACAAAGGGAGAGCCCCCAATGGACAGAAAACTGACTGGATAATGCATGAATACCGGCTTGAATCTGATGAGAATGGCCCTCCACAG GAAGAAGGATGGGTCGTTTGCCGAGCCTTCAAGAAACGAACCAGTGGCCAAGCCAAGGGCCTGGAAGGGTGGGACTCGAGCTACTTCTACGATGAACCCAGTGGAGTCAGCTCAGTGGTTGATCCAGGTGAATACATATCAAGACAAACCCCAAGCTTTCTATCCCAGAATTTCATGTGCAAGCAGGAGGTAGAAGGGGACAGCTTAAGTAACTTCATCCAATCTGATCAATATTTACAGCTTCCTCAGCTGGAGAGCCCATCTCTGCCAATCTTAAAGAGGCCGAGTTCAATATCACTAacatcagaaaataaaaaaatgaagaacgTGACTGATTGGAGGGCATTGGACAAGTTTGTTGCATCACAACTAAGTCAAGATCAAGAACGATTTGAAGGCCATGAACAGTCAAGCTTTGATGCAGAAACTAACGCTGATATTGCATTGCTGTTATTGCAAGAGTGGTAG